The sequence AAAAACTGGCCGCGGTAGAGCATGACAAAGGTGTGGCGGAGTATGCCCGTGACGAAGCCATAAGGGCcaagcaggaggccgagtttgccagaaaTGAGGCTGAGGCTGCCAAGGAAACGGCAGAGGATGATGGTTATAATGCGGGGGTAGTTGAAACCCAAGCCATCCTTAAAGCCCAGATTCCTAGAGTATGCAGGCTTTACTGCTCCCAGATTTGGGAAGaggcattgaagcgagctggggtgaaTGCTTCATCCGATTTGTGGAAAGCggagaacatattctaccctacAGCCATCCGTGAAGCCACCTCCTCCAGCTCCGTGGCTATGAGCGACCAACCCGAGGAAGGGGTCACCCAGTCGGAAAACTTACAGGTCGGCGACTCTCCTGGCGGCTCTCCTGGCATACGGATCCTGAGGTACCCAAAGAGGTTactgagcccgtggttggcaCTCAGATGCCTAATGCTGAGGAGCGAGCCATACTTGCCCAGCCCCCACAGGCAATTCCCCTTGCTGCAGTCCTCAAGAGTACCAATACTaaccctgttcagccttccccagaagggactaTCCTCCAGGGCGTCGAAACTGATCCCGTTCCGCCTTCCCAGGACGTGGCCGACGCAAAACTAAAGAAGTAGAAACCTTGGCTAAACTtcgtatttgtttttagtttaacgattaacttgtttctttttattttgaaaactttgtaaaCTGTTAGTAGTTTGAACCtgttgaacatgtatatatgaaatccttttcttcctttttccttttggttacttGTTAGTTGCCCTCGTCAATACTTactattgtttatgaattttgaacTAATTTATCTTAACACGTATGAAGAATTGTGCATGCGATATATTTAACATCATGTTTCATAACCTTAGCTTACCTGCACCTGCAGAGCCTTAAACTCATTTCTGACCCTCATTCAACGAGGATATAGGCATCATTCTAGAGGTCACGTGTAGTTGCTAAGTCCTGCTTAGTATCCAGGtttctttaaagtagttggtttccctataggtttaagtccgaggaccaggcaataccctggttctgtccaaaacttgattttaataagtagttggtttccccataggtttgagtccgaggaccatgcaataccgtgattctgtccaaaacttgattttgataagtagttggtttccccataggtttgagtccgagaaccatgcaataccctggttctgtccaaaacttgattttaataagtagttggtttcctcataggtttgagtccgaggaccatgcaataccctggttctgtccaaaacttgattttaataagtagttggtttccccataggtttgagtccgaggaccatgcaatactctggttctgtccaaaacttgattttaataagtagttggtttccccataggtttgagtccgaggaccatgcaataccctgattctgtccaaacttgattttaataagtagttggtttccccataggtttgagtccgaggaccatgcaataccttggttctgtccaaaacttgattttcataagtagttggtttccccataggtttgagtccgaggaccatgcaataccctggttctatccaaaacttgattttgataagtagttgggggaattgaCCCCTCAGCTATGGCATGAGACCTTGGTTTTgggggaattagctcctcggccaagcccctagaaccatctgtGTGGTTGACGCTacaaagcgtagcccctaataaagaaacatagcccctagtggaattttacgctagaacactacaatCGGTCGTTGAAAATGATAAAGGGACTCTCTCGACCTAATgcctgtgccaacacacaagcctttcccacagacggtgccaattgtaaggacacagtttgtaacgacccgtaacagggttgggttcgcacgtaaaaatgcccaaacaatatcatttatagagcgtgggtttgaaaggttaggccttagtcaccagacggcggatttttcgtggtgttcatacacgGTTTAAATCGTATTCGCCCTGAGAATCTTTCTCCTAGAGgcaggctgggaggctctggtttttggccatttttcccaaccagCCTTTTGGTGCACTAATCTTtgcattatatagcccttctcggtCGATCTTGgccttccacttgttggtcaggcaggtgcccACTTCTGTACACGTCCCATTAGCTGCCCCtccttactttctgttagttgtgatgatcgaagtcaccctgtccaggcgtcttttctcattaacatggtcagAACTCTGgtgggtgcatttaatgcggagagGATGTATTTACTCTGATCCAGTTGtgcaccgtacccccacgtgggtcccattctactcgcacTTTCTTCGggggggctttttgggggcagcctTCATCGAGACGCTGGTCTTCCCCCTGAAgttctggagtgccgaggatagggtcgTCCTCGGCTTCTCCCCTTGACACTTCGGCCTCCCCCCATTTATCCTCGGCATGCACCCTCCTCGGCATAGGCCCGAGCCTTAATAGAgggtgggccggatcataagttccctgaccccacaataataataataataatagaattgaTTGACTTAATgatcttatctatatataataataataataataataataataataataataataataagtgagactgagagaaacttaaattagaattctaaattagagttttaattttgcgccacgtgttctaaatgatttatttttaaataattttatttcttaattttggaatcaaatgtgggaccacatcataaatattaattaaagtGAGTAttaaagtacaaaaattaaaaagtctataataaatgaatcataaaaaaaaattgcttaacaataatttaaaaaaaaggacaatttacattttatacctaataatatccttacaaatttttttaaagagttaacaaaatataaaaatgactatcaataatatttaattatatatatagaaattatattatgtattttattgtatatctttaagtgtatctatgcatatgcataggtTTACTAGCtagtctatatctatatatataataataggtgaaattg is a genomic window of Quercus lobata isolate SW786 chromosome 2, ValleyOak3.0 Primary Assembly, whole genome shotgun sequence containing:
- the LOC115959532 gene encoding uncharacterized protein LOC115959532, with the protein product MAAKTLQASEKDLAKAKADLTVAIRERDSASAGLVSAQKQAKDQTKRLLEAEDQLRIAKELVKDLSKKLAAVEHDKGVAEYARDEAIRAKQEAEFARNEAEAAKETAEDDGYNAGVVETQAILKAQIPRVCRLYCSQIWEEALKRAGVNASSDLWKAENIFYPTAIREATSSSSVAMSDQPEEGVTQSENLQMPNAEERAILAQPPQAIPLAAVLKSTNTNPVQPSPEGTILQGVETDPVPPSQDVADAKLKK